Sequence from the Fodinibius salicampi genome:
AACCAGACAGTGCCAACTATTGGCTTAAATGGGGCGAAGAAAATCTTCCTTTTAGACCAAATAGTAATAACATAGCCTCCTTATCACTCTATGCATATAATTACGCGAGTGTAGATGATGACAGCAGCGCTGTGAGACTTGCCCAGGATGCAGAGGAACAACTCTTAAAAAACTTAGAGCGAGGAATGGAGAAATTTGAAGATATGCAACAAGAACTTACCAGGTTGGATGAAGAAGCCAATCAAGCACAACAGAATGCTGATATGGCGAAACGACAGTCCATTGAGCAAGAGATCCAGAACGTTGCCTCACGGCGGGAAAATATTACCCGGCAAATTTCCTCTGCTATTAGTCATCTAACCATTGTACAACGGATCTACTTTATGGCAGGACAGGATCAACGGGCATTAGATCTGGCTGATCGGGTCGATGCTATTACCGCAGCCCAAATTTCGCTTCCCTCCTCCAAAGAAGAAAACAAGAAGCAGTTTGATCAGTTTCAACTAGACTAAAGAGCTATAATATTAGTTAAATTTCTTATTTTGATCTCTGTATCGTATCTTTTATTAAAGTTGTAAGATACCTGTAGAACATATATAAATTCCATGGTTCACCAATTTACAAAAGAAAATATTGACGAAATTGCCCGGATTTTAGAAACTGAGGCAAAACCCCTTGGTAATGATGTTTTTCGCCTAGAGGTTGTTAACAAGGAAGAAGGTCGAAAACTGGCCTTGGAGATCCATTTAGGAATGAGCGTAAATGGAAAGGAACTCAATATGGTTTCAGTTTATGCTCAAAATACTTTCCTTCAGCTCCATAACTGTACGGCTTTTATTGCCAGTGATATGTTGAAACAGGTGACCTTTTTTGGCAAACAAGATGAACGTACATCCGGGTTAATTATTGAACAGGGAGCCGGCTGTAGTTTATATTCAAATGTAAGTGAAGCCGTCTTAAATAGCGACTTCACAAAACTTCCCGAAGATTTGATGATGTGTGCCGTCGCTTTATCTCTTACCGAATCTATCGATAAAGACAGCTTTTCCTTTGATGAGGAATAAGAAAGATGGCCGGTAAGCAAGTGAATATCCAGGTATTTAATCAGTCCGAAACCTCACTGCCCCTCTCCCAATCTGATTATGAAAACCTAACAAAAGCAGTTAGTCGTGAAGAAGATATTTCCTTTAAATTTATAGAAGTGGTATATGTTGATGAAGAAGAGATCGTCAACATAAATAAGGAACATCTTGATCGTGACTACATAACGGATATTATTACCTTTAGATATAGCGATTCCACTGATTTTCACCATATAGAAGGGACCCTCTATTGCTGTGCACCGCGGATCGTTGAACAAGCACAAGAATTTAATGAAACCAAAGAACAGGAATTTAAGCGGATATTTGTTCATGGACTGCTTCACCTGGCCGGTTACGATGACCAGTCAGATGAAGCCAAGAAAACCATGACCATAAAAGAAAATTTCTTTCTCTCCGGATTAGGATAACCCGGGTTATGTAACTCTTGGCAACGCCTGACGTATATATTTCACACCCAGGTAAATTAATACTTTCAAATGAGCGATATATCCAATAAAGATACCGGGAATGCTCTTGGTCACGCGAAGGAAATGAGCAAAGAACAGGGACGCCGGCTGTGGGAAATTATCAAACGCTATAGTCAGGTAGATCGCCTGACCGTTTCTTCCAAAGGCTCTGTCTCCGTATTAAAACCTCCTCCCAAGAAACGTTACAGTTCTGTCCTTTTATCAATTCTTTCCATATTCCCCTATTTGCTGCTCTTAACATTTGGATTCTCATTCTACTGGGATTTTGACGGCATTACATCTTCTTTTTTTAACTATCCTCTAGAATTCCAAGGACTTTTAAAGATCGTCAGTGTGAGTGGACTCATTGGTTTCCTTACCAACTGGGTTGCTATTACCATGCTTTTTAAACCAGCCAAGCGGAGGCCGTTATTAGGTCATGGGCTTATTCCTGCTCAAAAAGATCGCATTGCCTTTCGCCTGGCCCAAGCTGTATCAGAAGACCTGATTAATCCTGATATTATTAAGCAGAAAATCAACGAATCAAATATAATCAGCAAATACCGTAAATCTTCAACCCGGTATGTTAAAAATATTATTGACAACCCAAATTTCAGGGAGGAACTTAAGCAATGGGTGGTGACTTATCTTAATGAAATGATTGCCGATCCAAATATAAGGGCAGCTCTTGCAGAACGTATTTTACAACAGATCGAGGAGGCCATACAAGATAAATCATTCGAAAAAGTTGCGCTCAAGGCCTATTCCTATGTAAAAGGACAGGAAATGCAACATGTTATAGAAGAGGCACTTACACAAATCCCCACCTCCGTTGAAAGTGGTTTAGATAAAGTAGATGAGCTGTTGGACCAACTGCCAAAAAAAATTGACGATCATAGTGAAGTAATCGAAAATACCGTTACCAATCTTTTATATAAGCTTATTAATCAATTGGATGTGCATAAACTGGTAGAAGAAAACTTGCGCAGTTACGATGAACAGCACATTTCAGACATCATCCAAAATGCTACCAACGAACAGCTGCGATACATCCAATACCTGGGCGCAGTATTGGGACTTATAGGCGGATTCATCATCTGGGAACCGTTGATCAGTCTGTCTGCATTGGGAATTATATTCATATCAGTATTGGCACTGGATCATCTGCTTTATCGCCAGTTTTATAGCTGATAGTATTTTATTAGTAGCTAAAACCTACGGTGATTCAACGAGGGGATAGCTTTTCTCACCTCTGTAATGCGGGAAGGATTAATTTCAGCAATTGCGATACCTGGCTCTTCTCCTCGATTTGAAACAACCTCTCCCCACGGATCTATGATCACGGCATGCCCCCATGTTCGACGATCATCCCCGTGAAGACCCGTTTGGGCGGGGGCAAAAACATAGGAAGTATTCTCTATGGCCCGGGCTCTTAACAACGGAAGCCAATGATGTTTTCCAGTCGTATAGGTGAATGCCGAAGGAATAGATAGGATTGCCGCTCCCCTGTCAGTTAAAAGCCGATAATATTCCGGAAATCGCAGATCATAGCATACAGAAAGTCCCCAGCTGCCAATAACTGTATTGCTATACACAGCCGGCTCGGGCACCCCAGCTTCCACATAATCTGATTCCTTGTATTTTTCTTCATCACTCAGCTCTACATCAAAAAGGTGTATTTTATTATAGTTTATTACTTCTTCTCCTTTCGAATTGTACAATGGTGACCGATTAAATACTTTACTCTCGGTAGCTGGAACCGGATAGCTGCCACCCAGTATGTATACGTCAAATTCTTTTGCTGTATGGGATAAAAAATCCGGAACCTTTTCTGCAATTACTTCTGCTTGTTCCATCCGCATAGAAAGTCCCCCTAAAAAAGAAAAATTCTCTGGTAGACCTATTACTTTAGCTCCATGGTCTGCGGCTTCTTTAATATAGTTATAGGCTTTCTGTAAGTTTTGATCGATATCTGTTTGGCTGTTCATCTGAACAACAGCTGCTTTATATGGCGCAGTAAACATCATATTTCTTTATCTGATTGAATAAGACTTACTAATGTTAATATATACAACTTCTTTCAAGATAGTGATTAAGACAGAGGAAATATAAGCCCGCATACTTATTAACCTCAGAGACTCTTAAAAATCCCTTAAAAACAAACATTATTTATGGTATGGTCTATTGCTTTCCCCATGGGCTATTGATACCTTTTTAGACTAGTCTTATTAAAACTGCTGCTTTATGAACAAACAATTTATAGCTATAATTTTTCCCTTATTTATAATAGTGGGATTGCTGGGATATTTAAAAAGTTCTGAGAGCACTTCCCCAAAAGATCCCTGCAAACTCCCCCGTACTTATCAATTAGGTGATATTGATAAACGGTTTGATATAAACCGACAGAAGCTTTCCAATGTATTGACTAGTGTTGAAGATATCTGGGAAAACTCTCTCAATCATGAAATACTTCGATACGATCCTGATGGTGAAATTAAAATTCACTTGGTATACAGCGATCAACAGGAATTAATTGATGCAGAGCAAAGAGCTTCTAAACAGATCGCAACGAAACGTGCTCAAAGTAATGAAGCAGAAAAAAAGTACAAGAGAATACGCGATGAGTTTGATCAAAAACATAATGAGCTACAGAAGATTATTAATCGACATAAAGAATTAATTGAGGTTTACAATAAAAAGGGTAAGCAATTTACGGAGGACTCCAAATTAACCGAAGAAGAGAAAAAAGAGCTCAAAAAACGACAACAGCAAATCGAGCAGGTAGAATCTGAGCGGGACTCACTCCTCGAAGCAGTACAGGAACTCCAAAGAAGAGTCAACAACCAATCTGATCGTGTTAATCAAATTATAGATCAGGAAAACAGGCTTATAGAACAATACAACCAGCAATTCAGCGGTAAGCGAAAATTTGATCAAGGTCATTATATTCGCAATAAAGACGGTGAACGCATTAATATTTACCAGTTTAGTTCAAAAAATGAACTAAAGGTTGTGTTAGCGCACGAATTTGGACATGCGTTGGGGCTTAACCATGGGGATAATCCGGAATCAATAATGTATCATTTGATGAATAAGCAGAATTGGGAAGATCCCACCTTAACGGAAGAAGAACTTATGGAATTCAGAAGTCGGTGTTTATAAAAATTATGCAGCAACACATTTTAATTCTACTTTAAAAAAGGGGCTTTTATGAGTGCAGGACATATAGGAGCGGGTGAAGTTATCAATCTTCAAAATCTTGATGGCAGACCAGATGATACAACACTGGCCCTTGTTAAGACCAACGATATGGAAGTAATTCGTATGGTGCTTCCAAGAGGCAAAGATATCATGGAGCATAGTGTGGATGGCGAGATGTCGGTACAATGCATTAAAGGTAAGGTATTGTTCCAACTGGATAACAATGCCCATGAGCTGACCGAAGGTGACTGGTTATACCTCGAAGGCAAACAGAAACATGCTCTCTATGCCAAAAGCGATGCGGTTTTGCTTATTACCATACTTTTTTCCAAAGATGGGTAGCCTAGCCGGAGAGTTGCAAACTCTCCTAAAGAACAGTAGCTTCCCGGGCAGATTAAGATTAGATTAATTCAGCCCCTGCTATGGATCCCCTTACACACGGACTTATTGGGAGTACCGCGGCACAATCACCGGCCTCCAAAGAGAAAGTTCGCTACGCTGCTATTGTCGGTTTCTCAGCAGCACTTCTTGCAGATGCTGATATTTTCATCACTAATCCAAGCGATCCCCTACTGAATGTCGAAATACACCGGCAATTTTCGCATTCCCTTATTTTTATTCCCATCGGGGCGCTTATCGCAAGTCTTCTTCTATGGTTTTTCTTCAAAGAGAAGTTATCCCCTAAAGAAATTTACGGGTTTAGTCTGTTAGGATATGCAACGGCTGGGCTTATGGATTCCTTTACCAGTTACGGTACCAAACTCCTGTGGCCGTTTACTGATGAACGCTATAGCTGGAATATCATTTCTGTTTTCGACCCGCTATTTACAGTCGGTATACTTATTTTCGTTTTATTGTGTCTTTACCATAGAAAAAAACTTTTCTTATGGCTAGGGTGGCTGTGGATCTTCTGCTACCTACTCTTAGGTTTTTTCCAACATGAGCGGACAGAAAAGAAAGCTTATAGCTTTGCCAAGGAACAAAATCAATCTATCGAGGGACTTGTCGTTAAACCCACAATCGGCAACCAGTTACTTTGGAGTATTCGATACGTAGCAAATGATACTCTTTACGCCCATGGTCTCTATCTTAACCCATTTTTAGGGTCTAAATTTTATGAGGGGACATCCACTCCTTTACTAGACTGGCGTAAAGAATATGAGACATACAAGGGAACGACCCTGTATAATGATATTCGACGCTTCGAAAAACTATCTGAAGGATATCTTATCCGCCATCCTGAACAAAAAGATGTTATAGGAGACGGCAGATATGCCATGTTACCCACCTCACTCTCCCCTCTCTGGGGCATAAAAGCAGATACATCCCAACCACATCGACACGTGCAATTTTTAAACTTTAGGAATGCTTCAGAAGAAATAAGATCGGAGTTCCTGAAAATGCTTTTTGAAAAATA
This genomic interval carries:
- a CDS encoding cupin domain-containing protein; translated protein: MSAGHIGAGEVINLQNLDGRPDDTTLALVKTNDMEVIRMVLPRGKDIMEHSVDGEMSVQCIKGKVLFQLDNNAHELTEGDWLYLEGKQKHALYAKSDAVLLITILFSKDG
- a CDS encoding metal-dependent hydrolase; translation: MDPLTHGLIGSTAAQSPASKEKVRYAAIVGFSAALLADADIFITNPSDPLLNVEIHRQFSHSLIFIPIGALIASLLLWFFFKEKLSPKEIYGFSLLGYATAGLMDSFTSYGTKLLWPFTDERYSWNIISVFDPLFTVGILIFVLLCLYHRKKLFLWLGWLWIFCYLLLGFFQHERTEKKAYSFAKEQNQSIEGLVVKPTIGNQLLWSIRYVANDTLYAHGLYLNPFLGSKFYEGTSTPLLDWRKEYETYKGTTLYNDIRRFEKLSEGYLIRHPEQKDVIGDGRYAMLPTSLSPLWGIKADTSQPHRHVQFLNFRNASEEIRSEFLKMLFEK
- a CDS encoding DUF445 domain-containing protein; this encodes MSDISNKDTGNALGHAKEMSKEQGRRLWEIIKRYSQVDRLTVSSKGSVSVLKPPPKKRYSSVLLSILSIFPYLLLLTFGFSFYWDFDGITSSFFNYPLEFQGLLKIVSVSGLIGFLTNWVAITMLFKPAKRRPLLGHGLIPAQKDRIAFRLAQAVSEDLINPDIIKQKINESNIISKYRKSSTRYVKNIIDNPNFREELKQWVVTYLNEMIADPNIRAALAERILQQIEEAIQDKSFEKVALKAYSYVKGQEMQHVIEEALTQIPTSVESGLDKVDELLDQLPKKIDDHSEVIENTVTNLLYKLINQLDVHKLVEENLRSYDEQHISDIIQNATNEQLRYIQYLGAVLGLIGGFIIWEPLISLSALGIIFISVLALDHLLYRQFYS
- the ybeY gene encoding rRNA maturation RNase YbeY, whose protein sequence is MAGKQVNIQVFNQSETSLPLSQSDYENLTKAVSREEDISFKFIEVVYVDEEEIVNINKEHLDRDYITDIITFRYSDSTDFHHIEGTLYCCAPRIVEQAQEFNETKEQEFKRIFVHGLLHLAGYDDQSDEAKKTMTIKENFFLSGLG
- a CDS encoding carbon-nitrogen hydrolase family protein, coding for MMFTAPYKAAVVQMNSQTDIDQNLQKAYNYIKEAADHGAKVIGLPENFSFLGGLSMRMEQAEVIAEKVPDFLSHTAKEFDVYILGGSYPVPATESKVFNRSPLYNSKGEEVINYNKIHLFDVELSDEEKYKESDYVEAGVPEPAVYSNTVIGSWGLSVCYDLRFPEYYRLLTDRGAAILSIPSAFTYTTGKHHWLPLLRARAIENTSYVFAPAQTGLHGDDRRTWGHAVIIDPWGEVVSNRGEEPGIAIAEINPSRITEVRKAIPSLNHRRF
- a CDS encoding matrixin family metalloprotease → MNKQFIAIIFPLFIIVGLLGYLKSSESTSPKDPCKLPRTYQLGDIDKRFDINRQKLSNVLTSVEDIWENSLNHEILRYDPDGEIKIHLVYSDQQELIDAEQRASKQIATKRAQSNEAEKKYKRIRDEFDQKHNELQKIINRHKELIEVYNKKGKQFTEDSKLTEEEKKELKKRQQQIEQVESERDSLLEAVQELQRRVNNQSDRVNQIIDQENRLIEQYNQQFSGKRKFDQGHYIRNKDGERINIYQFSSKNELKVVLAHEFGHALGLNHGDNPESIMYHLMNKQNWEDPTLTEEELMEFRSRCL